In the genome of Tannockella kyphosi, one region contains:
- a CDS encoding PF20097 family protein gives MKCPYCGEEMKAGYIQCRDSLIWDTKKRKIAILPSIRSDSIVLGSGSKLMSGCDELAYNCQKCKKIVIDYNK, from the coding sequence ATGAAATGTCCTTATTGTGGTGAAGAAATGAAGGCTGGGTATATTCAGTGTCGTGATAGTTTAATATGGGATACTAAGAAACGAAAGATAGCTATATTACCATCCATTAGAAGTGATTCTATTGTTCTTGGTTCAGGTAGCAAACTAATGTCAGGTTGCGACGAACTAGCATATAACTGTCAAAAGTGTAAAAAAATAGTGATTGATTACAATAAATAA